In one Tessaracoccus palaemonis genomic region, the following are encoded:
- a CDS encoding ABC transporter ATP-binding protein/permease, producing the protein MLELRDVRKTYTTGDFTQVALNDVSIAFRDSEFVAVLGPSGSGKTTMLNIVGGLDHYDSGNLIIDGIETSSYRDRDWDAYRNNRIGFVFQSYNLIPHQSVLANVELALTLAGVSRAERRRRATAALQDVGLGDHIHKRPSQLSGGQMQRVAIARALVNDPEILLADEPTGALDSTTSVQIMGLLTSIARDRLVVMVTHNPELAEEYATRIVSLKDGVIASDTDPFVPQAVEREGRKARRTAMSFPTAIALSFNNLMTKKGRTLMTSFAGSIGIIGIASILALANGVNAYIKGVEEDTLSLYPLSIQRQGVDLTSLLTASSGIAQEASGSGDTDDGDVHEVQLMASMFGSVGTNDLRSLKSFLDANGGGIDDYVNSIQYSYDVSPLIYASDTSDGVRQVNPDTTFSSLGFGSSTSASSLLSSSSSTSVFSELVDDLSLVENNAEVVAGRWPTAYDEVALVLTGSGGVSDLTLYAMGLRDPQELDDMVKQVAIEGDVTVPDDPGTYSYQELMGVTFKAVDSADLYSYDDEFDVWTDRSDDTDYVTDLVDDGDELRVVGVVQPSGDSSTLQPGIYYTRDLTEHMIADATDSAIVQSQLADPDVDVFTGKEFGAEDDGEEADLSSLFTIDEDALAGAFTFDQSKLQLDTSALESELSNLDLGLDDVQLDASKLPALDVADILSQLDLSSVIKLPEAEDDGEATPSAPQVDTEVLTAAVTAFVEAYTQWATAAGLDPTDPATLTAFLASAEGQAALAAGGEALDAEAAQQLLEAYLAFAVTTGADPSDVATTMPAFLASPEGQALLASLTPDTPDADDAAQAADDSLAGRLVQGYLAYAQANNLDPADIGTNLPAFLATDEGAALLAEAGTYVDTDALSAQLQPILGDYVDQVVAAYSADLSSQLGAALSSQIGSALESSMASLADNMSSAMGINEDAFLDAFQLNRSTDELTRLLMSMANTEAASLEGNLRTLGYADLDNPSNIDIYPIDFESKAEVINILDTYNDDARDAGDDDRVVTYTDIVGALMTSVTDIINTISYVLIAFVAISLVVSSIMIGVITYISVLERKKEIGILRSVGARKRDIRTVFNAETLIVGFVAGALGVAITALMTIPANAIVAANFGVENVAVLPWQAAIILVLISMGLTSVAGLMPASTASRKDPVEALRSE; encoded by the coding sequence ATGCTCGAGCTCAGGGACGTCCGCAAGACCTACACGACAGGTGACTTCACCCAGGTCGCGCTGAACGACGTCTCCATCGCCTTCCGCGACTCCGAGTTCGTGGCGGTGCTCGGCCCGTCCGGCTCGGGCAAGACGACCATGCTGAACATCGTGGGAGGGCTGGATCACTACGATTCGGGCAACCTGATCATCGACGGCATCGAGACGTCCAGCTACCGCGACCGGGACTGGGACGCCTACCGCAACAACCGCATCGGATTCGTCTTCCAGAGCTACAACCTGATCCCGCACCAGAGTGTGCTGGCCAACGTCGAACTCGCGCTGACCCTGGCGGGCGTCTCCCGGGCCGAGCGACGACGTCGCGCCACCGCCGCGCTGCAGGACGTGGGCCTCGGCGACCACATCCACAAGCGTCCCAGCCAGCTCTCCGGCGGGCAGATGCAGCGCGTCGCCATCGCCCGCGCGCTGGTCAACGACCCCGAGATCCTGCTGGCCGACGAGCCCACCGGCGCGCTCGACTCGACCACCAGCGTGCAGATCATGGGCCTGCTCACGAGCATCGCCAGAGACCGGCTGGTCGTCATGGTGACCCACAACCCCGAGCTCGCCGAGGAGTACGCCACCCGCATCGTGTCGCTGAAGGACGGCGTGATCGCGTCCGACACCGACCCCTTCGTGCCGCAGGCCGTCGAGCGGGAGGGCAGGAAGGCCCGCCGCACCGCGATGAGCTTCCCCACCGCCATCGCGCTGTCCTTCAACAACCTCATGACGAAGAAGGGCCGCACGCTGATGACGTCCTTCGCGGGCAGCATCGGCATCATCGGCATCGCCTCGATCCTCGCCCTGGCCAACGGCGTCAACGCCTACATCAAGGGGGTCGAGGAGGACACGCTCTCGCTCTATCCGCTGTCGATCCAGCGGCAGGGCGTGGACCTGACCAGCCTGCTGACCGCCTCCAGCGGCATCGCGCAGGAGGCCTCCGGCTCCGGTGACACGGATGACGGCGACGTGCACGAGGTGCAGCTCATGGCGTCGATGTTCGGCAGCGTCGGCACGAACGACCTCCGCTCGCTGAAGAGCTTCCTCGACGCGAACGGCGGAGGCATCGACGACTACGTCAACTCCATCCAGTACTCCTACGACGTCTCGCCGCTGATCTACGCCTCGGACACGTCCGACGGTGTCCGCCAGGTCAACCCGGACACCACCTTCTCGTCGCTGGGCTTCGGGTCGAGCACATCCGCCAGCAGCCTGCTGTCCAGCTCGTCGAGCACCAGCGTCTTCTCCGAGCTGGTAGACGACCTGTCGCTGGTCGAGAACAACGCCGAGGTGGTGGCCGGCCGCTGGCCGACCGCCTACGACGAGGTCGCCCTGGTGCTGACGGGCAGCGGGGGGGTGAGCGACCTCACCCTGTACGCGATGGGGCTGCGCGACCCGCAGGAGCTCGACGACATGGTCAAGCAGGTCGCGATCGAGGGGGACGTGACCGTCCCCGACGACCCCGGCACCTACAGCTACCAGGAACTGATGGGGGTGACCTTCAAGGCCGTCGACTCCGCGGACCTCTACTCCTACGACGACGAGTTCGACGTGTGGACCGACCGCTCCGACGACACCGACTACGTCACAGATCTCGTCGACGACGGCGACGAACTGCGGGTCGTCGGGGTCGTCCAGCCGAGCGGCGACTCGTCGACCCTGCAGCCGGGCATCTACTACACCCGCGACCTGACCGAGCACATGATCGCCGACGCGACCGACTCCGCCATCGTGCAGAGCCAGCTCGCCGACCCGGACGTCGACGTGTTCACCGGCAAGGAGTTCGGCGCCGAGGACGACGGAGAGGAGGCCGACCTCAGTTCCCTGTTCACCATCGACGAGGACGCGCTGGCCGGCGCCTTCACGTTCGACCAGTCGAAGCTGCAGCTCGACACGTCGGCCCTGGAGTCGGAGCTGTCCAACCTCGACCTGGGCCTGGACGATGTGCAACTCGACGCGTCCAAGCTGCCGGCCCTCGACGTGGCCGACATTCTCTCGCAGCTTGACCTCAGCAGCGTGATCAAGCTCCCAGAGGCCGAGGACGACGGCGAAGCCACGCCGTCCGCGCCGCAGGTCGACACCGAGGTGCTCACCGCCGCGGTGACAGCCTTCGTCGAGGCCTACACGCAATGGGCGACCGCAGCCGGCCTCGACCCGACCGACCCGGCGACGCTGACGGCCTTCCTCGCCTCCGCGGAGGGCCAGGCGGCCCTGGCAGCCGGGGGAGAGGCCCTCGACGCCGAGGCGGCCCAGCAGCTCCTCGAGGCCTACCTCGCCTTTGCCGTGACCACCGGGGCGGACCCGAGCGACGTGGCCACCACGATGCCGGCCTTCCTCGCCTCCCCGGAGGGCCAGGCGCTGCTGGCGTCGCTGACCCCCGACACGCCCGATGCCGACGACGCCGCCCAGGCGGCCGACGACTCGCTCGCCGGACGCCTCGTCCAGGGCTACCTCGCGTACGCCCAGGCCAACAACCTGGACCCGGCGGACATCGGGACCAACCTCCCGGCGTTCCTCGCCACGGACGAGGGGGCGGCGCTGCTTGCAGAGGCCGGGACCTATGTGGACACCGACGCGCTCAGCGCGCAGCTGCAGCCGATCCTCGGCGACTACGTCGACCAGGTCGTGGCGGCCTATTCCGCCGACCTCTCCTCTCAGCTCGGCGCGGCACTCTCGTCGCAGATCGGCTCGGCGCTCGAGTCCTCGATGGCGTCGCTGGCCGACAACATGTCGAGTGCCATGGGCATCAACGAGGACGCGTTCCTCGACGCCTTCCAGCTCAACCGCAGCACCGACGAGCTGACCCGCCTGCTGATGTCGATGGCCAACACCGAGGCAGCGTCGCTGGAGGGGAACCTGCGCACTCTCGGGTACGCCGACCTCGACAACCCGTCGAACATCGACATCTACCCGATCGACTTCGAGTCGAAGGCCGAGGTCATCAACATCCTCGACACCTACAACGACGACGCCCGCGATGCGGGCGACGACGACAGGGTGGTCACCTACACCGACATCGTGGGTGCGCTGATGACGTCGGTCACTGACATCATCAACACCATCAGCTACGTGCTGATCGCCTTCGTCGCCATCTCGCTGGTCGTCTCGTCGATCATGATCGGCGTCATCACCTACATCTCGGTGCTCGAGCGGAAGAAGGAGATCGGCATCCTGCGCTCCGTCGGCGCCCGCAAGCGCGACATCCGCACGGTGTTCAACGCCGAGACCCTCATCGTCGGCTTCGTCGCCGGCGCGCTCGGCGTGGCCATCACCGCGCTCATGACGATCCCGGCCAACGCGATCGTCGCGGCGAACTTCGGCGTCGAGAATGTGGCGGTGCTGCCGTGGCAGGCGGCGATCATCCTGGTGCTGATCAGCATGGGCCTGACGTCGGTCGCGGGCC
- a CDS encoding phage holin family protein: MEFITRLVVTAAATAVAVWLVPGVELTAVDTADKVITLLVVALIFGLVNAFIRPVVTFFSGCLVLITFGLFLLVINALMLELTSWAAGTLGLGFHVEGFWPAFWGSVIISIVGAALGALLDPDRA, encoded by the coding sequence ATGGAGTTCATCACGCGTCTGGTCGTCACGGCCGCTGCCACCGCCGTCGCCGTCTGGCTGGTGCCGGGCGTCGAGCTTACCGCCGTCGACACCGCCGACAAGGTCATCACGCTGCTGGTCGTGGCCCTGATCTTCGGCCTGGTCAACGCGTTCATCAGGCCGGTCGTGACCTTCTTCAGCGGCTGCCTCGTGCTCATCACGTTCGGCCTGTTCCTGCTGGTCATCAACGCCCTGATGCTTGAGCTCACAAGCTGGGCTGCGGGCACCCTCGGCCTCGGCTTCCACGTGGAGGGATTCTGGCCCGCCTTCTGGGGCTCGGTGATCATCTCGATCGTGGGCGCTGCCCTCGGCGCGCTCCTCGACCCCGACCGTGCCTGA
- the rpsQ gene encoding 30S ribosomal protein S17: MSETTPTAERNSRKVLQGVVVSDKMDKTIVVMVEERVKHPLYGKVMTKSSRVKAHDENNDAGIGDRVRVMETRPLSAQKRWRLVEIVERAK; the protein is encoded by the coding sequence ATGAGTGAAACCACCCCCACCGCAGAGCGCAACAGCCGCAAGGTCCTCCAGGGCGTTGTCGTCTCCGACAAGATGGACAAGACGATCGTCGTGATGGTCGAGGAGCGCGTCAAGCACCCGCTCTACGGCAAGGTCATGACCAAGTCCTCGCGCGTCAAGGCGCACGACGAGAACAACGACGCCGGCATCGGCGACCGCGTGCGGGTCATGGAGACCCGCCCGCTGTCCGCGCAGAAGCGCTGGCGTCTCGTGGAGATCGTTGAGCGCGCCAAGTAA
- the rpmC gene encoding 50S ribosomal protein L29, producing MSKALTANDLRGLSREQLNAKVVELKEELFGLRFQAATGQLESSARLRSVRKDIARIYTVLQERNLGIEDEPEAEEK from the coding sequence ATGAGTAAGGCTCTTACCGCAAACGACCTGCGTGGTCTCTCGCGCGAGCAGCTCAACGCCAAGGTGGTCGAGCTGAAGGAGGAGCTGTTCGGGCTCCGCTTCCAGGCGGCGACCGGGCAGCTGGAGTCGAGCGCCCGGCTGCGTTCCGTCCGCAAGGACATCGCCCGCATCTACACGGTGCTGCAGGAGCGCAACCTCGGCATCGAAGACGAGCCCGAGGCCGAGGAGAAGTGA
- the rplP gene encoding 50S ribosomal protein L16, which translates to MLIPRRVKFRKQHHPKRDGAAKGGTKLAFGDYGIQALESSYLTNRQIEAARIAMTRHIKRGGKVWINVYPDRPLTKKPAETRMGSGKGSPEWWVANIKPGRVLFELSGVPEEVAREAMRLAIHKLPFKARFIKREAGDI; encoded by the coding sequence ATGCTGATTCCTCGTCGAGTGAAGTTCCGTAAGCAGCACCACCCGAAGCGTGACGGTGCGGCCAAGGGCGGCACCAAGCTCGCCTTCGGTGACTACGGCATCCAGGCGCTCGAGTCCTCCTACCTGACCAACCGTCAGATCGAGGCAGCTCGTATCGCCATGACCCGTCACATCAAGCGTGGCGGCAAGGTGTGGATCAACGTCTACCCCGACCGCCCGCTGACCAAGAAGCCCGCCGAGACCCGCATGGGTTCCGGCAAGGGCTCGCCCGAATGGTGGGTCGCCAACATCAAGCCCGGCCGCGTGCTGTTCGAGCTCTCCGGTGTTCCGGAGGAGGTGGCCCGTGAGGCCATGCGTCTGGCCATCCACAAGCTGCCGTTCAAGGCACGCTTCATCAAGCGCGAAGCAGGTGACATCTGA
- the rpsC gene encoding 30S ribosomal protein S3, with translation MGQKINPNGFRLGITTDHKTRWFSDKQYAQLVGEDVKIREYLTKNLERAGISSIEIERRSERVTIFLRAARPGIVIGRNGAEAERVRGELEKLTGKQVQLNILEVKNPETDAQLVAQGIAEQLGARVAFRRAMRKAQQTAMRAGAKGIRIKCSGRLGGAEMSRSEGYRDGQVPLHTLRADIDYGFFEARTTFGRIGVKVWIYKGDVAGTKAERQAQREARNSAPGGRQRPGRRPGRGEGRGDRPERGGRRRADAAQAEAPAAPATENAGA, from the coding sequence ATGGGCCAGAAGATCAACCCGAACGGCTTCCGTCTCGGCATCACCACCGATCACAAGACGCGCTGGTTCAGCGACAAGCAGTACGCGCAGCTGGTCGGCGAGGACGTCAAGATCCGTGAGTACCTGACCAAGAACCTCGAGCGCGCCGGCATCTCGTCCATCGAGATCGAGCGTCGCTCCGAGCGCGTCACCATCTTCCTGCGCGCCGCTCGCCCGGGCATCGTCATCGGCCGTAACGGCGCCGAGGCGGAGCGCGTGCGTGGCGAGCTGGAGAAGCTCACCGGCAAGCAGGTCCAGCTGAACATCCTCGAGGTCAAGAACCCCGAGACCGACGCTCAGCTGGTCGCCCAGGGCATCGCCGAGCAGCTCGGCGCCCGCGTCGCCTTCCGTCGCGCCATGCGCAAGGCCCAGCAGACGGCCATGCGCGCCGGCGCCAAGGGCATCCGCATCAAGTGCTCCGGCCGTCTCGGCGGCGCCGAGATGTCCCGCTCCGAGGGTTACCGCGACGGCCAGGTGCCGCTGCACACCCTGCGCGCGGACATCGACTACGGCTTCTTCGAGGCCCGTACGACCTTCGGTCGCATCGGCGTCAAGGTCTGGATCTACAAGGGCGACGTCGCCGGCACCAAGGCCGAGCGTCAGGCCCAGCGTGAGGCCCGCAACTCCGCCCCCGGTGGCCGTCAGCGTCCGGGCCGTCGCCCCGGCCGCGGCGAGGGCCGTGGGGACCGTCCCGAGCGCGGTGGTCGCCGTCGCGCCGACGCAGCTCAGGCTGAGGCCCCGGCTGCGCCCGCTACTGAGAACGCAGGAGCCTGA
- the rplV gene encoding 50S ribosomal protein L22 produces the protein MSNENGNSRRRETLLGDRPGSYAIARHVRMSSTKVRRVVDLVRGMDVNDALTALKFAPQAASEPVYKVVASAVANAESAEALRADDLYISKAFVDEGVTLRRIRPRAKGSASRILKRGSHITVVVEPRETKGA, from the coding sequence ATGAGCAACGAAAACGGCAACAGCCGTCGACGGGAAACCCTGCTCGGGGATCGTCCTGGCTCGTACGCCATTGCGCGCCACGTCCGGATGAGCTCCACCAAGGTCCGCCGCGTCGTCGACCTGGTCCGCGGGATGGACGTCAACGACGCCCTGACCGCGCTGAAGTTCGCGCCCCAGGCCGCCTCCGAGCCGGTCTACAAGGTCGTGGCTTCCGCCGTGGCCAACGCAGAGTCCGCTGAGGCTCTGCGCGCCGACGACCTCTACATCTCCAAGGCGTTTGTCGACGAGGGTGTCACCCTCCGTCGCATCCGCCCGCGCGCCAAGGGTTCGGCCTCCCGCATCCTGAAGCGTGGGTCGCACATCACCGTGGTCGTGGAGCCCCGCGAGACGAAGGGAGCCTGA
- the rpsS gene encoding 30S ribosomal protein S19: protein MPRSLKKGPFVDDHLIKKVDAQNEKGTKNVIKTWSRRSMIIPDMLGHTIAVHDGRKHVPVFVTESMIGHKLGEFAPTRTFKGHVKDDKKARRR from the coding sequence ATGCCACGCAGCCTGAAGAAGGGCCCCTTCGTTGACGACCACCTGATCAAGAAGGTGGACGCTCAGAACGAAAAGGGCACCAAGAACGTCATCAAGACCTGGTCGCGACGCTCGATGATCATCCCCGACATGCTCGGGCACACGATCGCCGTGCACGACGGCCGCAAGCACGTCCCGGTGTTCGTCACCGAGTCGATGATTGGCCACAAGCTGGGCGAGTTCGCCCCCACGCGCACCTTCAAGGGGCACGTGAAGGACGACAAGAAGGCCCGTCGCCGCTGA